In one window of Duganella dendranthematis DNA:
- a CDS encoding alpha/beta fold hydrolase: protein MDSGFVTVKDGSQIFYKDWGPKDAPVVWFHHGWPLSSDDWDAQMMFFLQHGYRVIAHDRRGHGRSTQTDHGNDMDTYSADTAAVVAALKVKSAIHVGHSTGGGEVVRYVRQHGKGLVTKAVLISAVPPIMVQSATNPDGVPLKVFDDIRQGTAFNRPQFYMDLTIPFYGYNRPGAKVSEAIRQNWWRQGMNGGVKAAYDCIFQFAQVDFTEDLRALDIPVLVLHGEDDQIVPFGNSGAKSVKLLKHGKLISYPGFPHGMPTTHADVINPDLLAFFKS from the coding sequence ATGGACAGCGGTTTTGTTACAGTAAAAGACGGTAGCCAGATTTTCTACAAGGACTGGGGTCCTAAAGACGCACCAGTCGTCTGGTTCCACCACGGCTGGCCGCTGAGCTCGGACGACTGGGATGCGCAGATGATGTTCTTCCTGCAGCACGGCTACCGCGTCATCGCCCATGACCGTCGCGGTCACGGCCGTTCGACCCAGACCGACCATGGCAACGACATGGACACCTACAGCGCCGACACCGCCGCCGTAGTCGCGGCATTGAAAGTGAAGAGCGCGATCCACGTGGGTCACTCGACCGGCGGCGGCGAGGTAGTCCGCTACGTGCGTCAACACGGCAAAGGTCTGGTGACCAAGGCTGTGCTGATCAGCGCCGTGCCACCAATCATGGTGCAATCGGCCACCAATCCGGACGGCGTGCCGCTGAAAGTCTTCGACGACATCCGTCAGGGCACCGCGTTCAATCGTCCACAGTTCTACATGGACCTGACGATTCCGTTCTACGGCTACAACCGTCCAGGCGCCAAAGTGTCGGAAGCGATTCGCCAGAACTGGTGGCGTCAAGGCATGAACGGTGGCGTTAAAGCCGCCTACGATTGCATCTTCCAATTCGCCCAGGTGGACTTCACCGAAGACCTGCGCGCGCTGGATATCCCAGTGCTGGTGCTGCACGGTGAAGACGACCAGATCGTCCCATTTGGCAACAGCGGCGCGAAATCGGTCAAGCTGCTCAAGCATGGCAAGCTGATTTCCTACCCAGGCTTCCCACACGGCATGCCGACCACGCACGCCGATGTGATCAACCCGGACCTGCTGGCCTTCTTCAAGTCCTGA
- a CDS encoding TonB family protein, giving the protein MNRKLLALAAISAVFGVINFASRAAQSGQQAPFQALVSPASCAQPQWPAEARRYEIEGATTIRFEIGSDGRVLHPSVTQGSGWQILDQAALQGIASCVFQPDLPAASKQTVFPLQYVWKLSGTPAARPVLLADSCPPSDRFATFRAADQRPSNADGILLRFLVNADGAPTRVVAEPNGQPPALVAQAVGYLQSCRFGYAAGQAGERTDTGFGRVLLK; this is encoded by the coding sequence ATGAACCGGAAACTTCTTGCCCTCGCCGCGATCTCTGCGGTGTTTGGCGTCATTAATTTCGCCAGCCGTGCCGCCCAGTCGGGGCAGCAGGCGCCGTTTCAGGCCTTGGTCAGCCCGGCCAGTTGCGCGCAGCCGCAGTGGCCGGCTGAGGCGCGCCGCTATGAAATCGAGGGCGCGACGACGATCCGCTTTGAAATCGGCAGCGACGGTCGGGTGCTGCATCCGTCGGTGACACAGGGCAGCGGCTGGCAAATCCTCGATCAGGCGGCGCTGCAAGGCATCGCCAGCTGCGTGTTCCAGCCGGATCTGCCAGCCGCCAGCAAGCAGACGGTGTTCCCGTTACAGTACGTGTGGAAATTGAGCGGCACGCCGGCGGCGCGGCCGGTGCTGCTGGCCGACAGTTGCCCGCCGTCCGACCGCTTTGCCACTTTCCGCGCGGCCGACCAGCGGCCCAGCAATGCCGATGGCATCCTGCTGCGTTTTCTGGTGAACGCCGACGGCGCGCCGACCCGCGTGGTGGCCGAGCCGAACGGCCAGCCGCCGGCGCTGGTGGCGCAGGCGGTTGGCTATCTGCAAAGCTGCCGCTTCGGCTACGCCGCCGGTCAGGCCGGCGAACGCACCGATACCGGTTTCGGCCGGGTGTTGCTGAAGTGA
- a CDS encoding TetR/AcrR family transcriptional regulator translates to MNEILTTPAPNHQQRVGIERRERTRALLIRSAIDVFARLGPDAPVIDDFIAAAGVARGTFYNYFKTTHELLAAVTEDLNEELLGVVDPQVLRYDDPVVRFCVGTRLYVYFALRYPVWGTFLTRIGPAHAVRGRRLDRYLLRDLELGLASGRFAASSALALRDMILGSLFFGIETQLTEGGGGPQHIEEMLTVVLQGIGLPADEARAIAFMPLPDTGPMASPLFASLRPATDN, encoded by the coding sequence ATGAACGAAATCCTCACCACTCCAGCACCCAATCACCAGCAGCGCGTCGGCATCGAACGGCGCGAGCGCACCCGCGCGCTGCTGATCCGCAGCGCCATCGACGTTTTCGCCCGGCTCGGCCCGGACGCGCCGGTGATCGACGACTTTATCGCCGCCGCCGGCGTGGCGCGCGGCACGTTCTACAATTATTTCAAGACCACGCACGAGCTGCTGGCGGCCGTCACCGAGGACCTCAACGAAGAGCTGCTGGGCGTGGTCGATCCGCAGGTGCTGCGCTACGACGATCCGGTGGTGCGGTTTTGCGTCGGCACCCGGCTGTATGTGTATTTTGCGCTGCGCTATCCGGTGTGGGGCACCTTCCTGACGCGCATCGGCCCGGCGCACGCGGTGCGCGGGCGGCGGCTGGACCGCTACCTGTTGCGCGACCTGGAACTGGGCCTGGCCAGCGGCCGCTTTGCCGCCAGCAGCGCGCTGGCGCTGCGCGACATGATTCTGGGTTCGCTGTTCTTCGGCATCGAGACCCAGCTGACCGAGGGCGGCGGCGGGCCGCAGCACATCGAGGAAATGCTGACGGTGGTGCTGCAAGGCATCGGCTTGCCGGCCGACGAGGCGCGCGCCATCGCCTTCATGCCGCTGCCGGACACCGGCCCGATGGCCTCGCCGCTGTTCGCCTCGTTGCGTCCGGCGACCGACAATTGA
- a CDS encoding cupin-like domain-containing protein, translating to MNRQDAVPPIAVNDSWRGWIAENLILGGQPGHLAGIMVQSGIAEAAARAEVEAALASPYLRGVARLHNRLAKRDWVLGIQSRLNQLAPAEVPRRERLSGDAFLHEFYQRNQPVIITGMLDDCAAREKWTFDYLAAQLGQREVEVQFGRNADPDYEINSTSHRRRMPFSDYVALVQNAGVTNDFYMTANNDGQNRAALQELMADLPPLDAYLQPGSSGFFWFGPAGTITPFHHDLTNNFMIQIAGRKRVRLVAPCDTPRMYNQRHCFSPVDGRHIDLERFPLMAGVPVRECVLAPGEILFLPVGWWHFVEALDVTITISTTHFHWDNDFYSQYPATQDF from the coding sequence ATGAACCGCCAGGATGCCGTGCCGCCGATCGCTGTCAACGATTCCTGGCGCGGCTGGATCGCCGAGAACCTGATCCTCGGCGGCCAGCCCGGGCATCTGGCCGGCATCATGGTCCAATCCGGCATCGCCGAGGCGGCGGCGCGCGCCGAGGTCGAGGCGGCGCTGGCCAGTCCCTATTTGCGCGGGGTGGCGCGGTTGCACAACCGGCTGGCCAAGCGCGACTGGGTGCTGGGCATCCAGTCTCGGCTGAATCAGCTGGCGCCGGCCGAGGTGCCGCGCCGCGAGCGCCTGTCGGGCGACGCATTCCTGCACGAGTTCTACCAGCGCAACCAGCCGGTCATCATCACCGGCATGCTGGACGACTGCGCCGCGCGCGAAAAATGGACCTTCGACTACCTGGCCGCGCAGTTGGGGCAGCGCGAGGTGGAAGTGCAGTTCGGCCGCAACGCCGATCCGGACTACGAGATCAACAGCACCTCGCACCGCCGCCGCATGCCGTTCAGCGACTATGTGGCGCTGGTGCAAAACGCCGGCGTTACCAACGATTTCTACATGACCGCCAATAACGACGGCCAGAACCGCGCCGCCTTGCAGGAGCTGATGGCCGACCTGCCGCCGCTGGACGCCTATCTGCAGCCGGGCAGCAGCGGCTTTTTCTGGTTTGGCCCGGCCGGCACCATCACGCCGTTCCACCACGATCTGACCAACAACTTCATGATCCAGATCGCCGGGCGCAAGCGGGTGCGGCTGGTGGCGCCGTGCGACACGCCCAGGATGTACAACCAGCGCCACTGTTTTTCACCGGTGGACGGCCGACACATCGACCTGGAGCGCTTCCCGCTGATGGCCGGCGTGCCGGTGCGCGAGTGCGTACTGGCGCCGGGCGAGATCCTGTTCCTGCCGGTCGGCTGGTGGCATTTCGTCGAGGCGCTGGATGTCACCATCACCATCTCCACCACCCACTTCCACTGGGACAACGACTTCTACAGCCAATATCCGGCCACCCAGGACTTCTGA
- a CDS encoding DUF1842 domain-containing protein, translating to MSQLFAAVYEIHSAALGRPSLRLNLVVNRETESVVGTAVLETVTGEVHEMSVRGHHMEIDTGEPMQAIVLAGTPPIFGAQSDQPTSFQMLLVLPTAWKDGQACYKMSFGKVFPRVIDVRDGVARAVLPETVY from the coding sequence ATGAGTCAGTTATTTGCCGCCGTTTATGAAATCCACAGCGCCGCCCTGGGCCGTCCGTCGCTGCGTCTGAACCTGGTTGTCAACCGCGAAACCGAGAGCGTGGTCGGCACCGCGGTGCTGGAAACCGTCACCGGCGAAGTGCACGAAATGTCGGTGCGCGGTCACCACATGGAGATCGATACCGGCGAGCCGATGCAGGCCATCGTGCTGGCCGGCACGCCGCCGATTTTCGGCGCGCAGAGCGATCAGCCGACGTCGTTCCAGATGTTGCTGGTGTTGCCGACTGCATGGAAAGATGGCCAGGCTTGTTATAAGATGAGTTTCGGCAAAGTGTTCCCGCGCGTGATCGATGTCCGCGACGGCGTGGCGCGTGCAGTGTTGCCGGAAACTGTGTATTAA
- a CDS encoding PepSY-associated TM helix domain-containing protein: MSHPSSASGMYRRVWHWHFYAGLICLPFIFLLALTGAAYLFHQQIDDVIYARLLLREADPRPTLAPTQLIAAALRAEPGDVKAITLPDDDTHSVQVDVTQAGGKVRQVFIDPASGKVLGAIDESARVMTFVKHLHSLTVLGNGGRMVIETVAGWIIVLILTGAYLWWPRGRRHGVISIRPGATGRNWWRDLHAVTGAFGGIVILFLALTGMPWTAVWGQQVNRWLSEHDLGAPNGMWRNLPHSTVPASALGDLPWTLQQQPLPASDDPHAEHHGHGGHHGPVAPAGIARVSADQAVSTLAAAGLRQGYRLVLPQDAQAVYSAIRTPRQLAGRRVIHLDQYSGKVLMDLGADRIGAIGRVTEWGVSVHQGGEYGWINQMVMLLGCVALMLLCVSGVVVWWKRRPTGSFAPPPCRDGDRLALGAIIIAVVTGMMFPLLGASMLLAALLTARRRPSL; encoded by the coding sequence ATGTCCCACCCGTCCTCCGCGTCCGGAATGTACCGGCGCGTCTGGCACTGGCATTTTTATGCCGGCCTGATTTGCCTGCCCTTTATCTTTTTACTGGCGCTGACCGGCGCCGCCTACCTGTTCCACCAGCAGATCGACGACGTCATCTACGCCCGCCTGCTACTGCGCGAAGCCGACCCCAGGCCAACGTTGGCGCCGACACAGCTGATCGCCGCCGCCCTGCGCGCCGAACCCGGCGACGTCAAAGCCATCACGCTGCCGGACGACGACACGCACAGCGTGCAGGTAGACGTCACGCAAGCCGGCGGCAAAGTGCGCCAGGTATTCATCGATCCCGCCTCCGGCAAAGTGCTCGGCGCTATCGACGAATCGGCGCGCGTGATGACCTTCGTGAAGCACCTGCATTCGCTGACGGTACTGGGCAACGGCGGCCGCATGGTCATCGAAACCGTGGCCGGCTGGATCATCGTGCTGATACTGACCGGCGCCTACCTGTGGTGGCCGCGCGGCCGCCGTCACGGCGTGATCAGCATCCGTCCCGGCGCCACAGGACGCAACTGGTGGCGCGACCTGCACGCCGTCACCGGCGCCTTCGGCGGCATCGTCATCCTGTTTTTGGCGCTGACCGGCATGCCGTGGACTGCGGTCTGGGGCCAGCAAGTCAACCGCTGGCTCAGCGAACATGATCTTGGCGCGCCGAACGGCATGTGGCGCAACCTGCCGCATTCCACCGTCCCCGCTTCCGCGCTGGGCGACCTGCCCTGGACCTTGCAGCAGCAACCACTGCCCGCCTCCGACGATCCGCACGCCGAACACCACGGGCATGGCGGCCACCACGGCCCCGTCGCGCCGGCCGGCATTGCCCGCGTTAGCGCCGACCAGGCAGTCAGCACGCTGGCCGCCGCCGGCCTGCGCCAAGGCTACCGGCTGGTGCTGCCGCAAGACGCGCAAGCCGTCTATAGCGCCATCCGCACGCCGCGCCAGCTGGCCGGACGGCGCGTGATCCATCTCGACCAGTACAGCGGCAAGGTGCTAATGGACCTCGGCGCGGACCGCATCGGCGCGATTGGCCGCGTTACCGAATGGGGCGTCAGCGTGCATCAGGGTGGGGAATATGGCTGGATCAATCAGATGGTGATGCTGCTCGGCTGCGTCGCGCTGATGCTGCTGTGCGTGAGCGGCGTGGTGGTGTGGTGGAAACGTAGACCCACGGGCAGCTTTGCACCGCCGCCATGCCGGGATGGGGATCGCCTGGCGCTGGGCGCCATCATCATTGCCGTCGTCACCGGCATGATGTTTCCGTTGCTGGGCGCGTCAATGCTGCTGGCGGCCCTGCTTACTGCAAGGCGCAGACCATCACTTTAA
- a CDS encoding YoaK family protein, giving the protein MPMHYLRTYASPQRTDLSNRRLGRALAFVAGAVNAGGFFAVGQYTSHMSGVVSALADNLALGQGGLLLAGLASLAAFFLGAATSAILINWGRRRAAHSCYALPLLLEAALLLAFGLLGARVAAHGHIAATVALLCFVMGLQNAIVTKASRAEIRTTHVTGLVTDIGIELGKLCYWNRAADVTPVTADHRRLALLGSLLAMFLAGGVAGAFGFQQLGFAATLPLAAALLLLAIVPLLDDVRGRN; this is encoded by the coding sequence ATGCCCATGCACTATCTGCGCACCTACGCCAGTCCGCAGCGCACCGATCTCAGCAACCGCCGGCTGGGGCGCGCGCTGGCGTTTGTGGCCGGGGCAGTCAATGCGGGCGGCTTTTTCGCGGTCGGCCAATACACGTCGCACATGTCGGGCGTGGTGTCGGCGCTGGCCGACAATCTGGCGCTGGGCCAAGGCGGGCTGCTGCTGGCGGGGCTGGCGTCGCTGGCGGCGTTTTTTCTCGGCGCCGCCACTTCGGCCATCCTGATCAACTGGGGCCGGCGCCGCGCCGCGCACAGCTGTTACGCGCTGCCGCTGCTGCTGGAGGCGGCGCTGTTGCTGGCCTTCGGCTTGCTCGGCGCACGGGTGGCGGCGCACGGCCATATCGCCGCCACCGTCGCGCTGCTGTGCTTTGTGATGGGGCTGCAAAACGCCATCGTCACCAAGGCCTCGCGCGCCGAAATCCGCACCACCCACGTCACCGGCCTGGTGACCGATATCGGCATCGAGCTGGGCAAGCTGTGTTACTGGAACCGCGCTGCTGACGTCACGCCTGTGACGGCCGATCACCGCCGGCTGGCGCTGCTCGGCTCGCTGCTGGCGATGTTCTTGGCGGGCGGCGTGGCCGGCGCCTTCGGCTTCCAGCAATTGGGCTTCGCGGCCACGTTGCCGCTGGCGGCGGCGCTGCTGCTGTTGGCCATCGTGCCGCTGCTGGACGACGTGCGCGGACGTAATTAG
- a CDS encoding DUF2946 domain-containing protein, giving the protein MHLWIAILALLFSAIAPAVSHAMSGAGGVPGLELCTIAGVKAPPGKSLSDAIVHAFEHCPYCAAHATPPALPPQSAWHFPLHRAQPIFPALYYHAPSPLFAWSTANPRAPPALI; this is encoded by the coding sequence TTGCACTTGTGGATCGCCATTCTGGCGCTGCTATTTAGTGCGATTGCGCCTGCCGTGTCGCATGCGATGTCGGGGGCCGGCGGCGTTCCGGGGCTGGAGCTGTGTACCATAGCCGGCGTCAAGGCGCCACCGGGCAAGTCGCTGTCGGACGCGATTGTGCACGCCTTCGAACATTGTCCTTACTGCGCCGCGCACGCGACGCCGCCCGCGTTGCCGCCACAGTCGGCATGGCACTTTCCGCTGCACCGCGCGCAGCCGATTTTCCCTGCGCTGTATTACCACGCGCCGTCGCCGCTATTCGCCTGGTCGACCGCCAATCCACGCGCGCCTCCCGCTTTGATCTAA
- a CDS encoding substrate-binding periplasmic protein has product MHVPTRRRALASMASIAALGALPATSSASAASARAPLRLTMVNLMPWASNDAHGRPIGALIGLCAQMATLSGVPITPIPVPYGRAPHMLNSGGADLMLIIDTSAKGGGIDYVGTVDIVVFGRSGFRFQRMEDLFGKTVGTLRHSGYSPELEAEARIRKHAFDSYDQGVRMLQAGRLDVVLGVRDSIEYALGKAAGEVSPRYTLASGRVALYAEPKLDAATIAALQTACRQLRQKRVLDELLHRPQRR; this is encoded by the coding sequence ATGCATGTACCAACACGCCGCCGTGCCCTGGCGTCCATGGCCTCCATCGCGGCGCTCGGCGCACTGCCGGCGACATCGTCGGCCTCCGCCGCCAGTGCACGCGCGCCGCTGCGCCTGACGATGGTCAACCTGATGCCGTGGGCCAGCAACGACGCGCATGGCCGGCCGATCGGCGCCTTGATCGGCTTATGCGCACAAATGGCGACGCTGAGCGGCGTGCCGATCACACCCATTCCGGTGCCGTACGGCCGTGCGCCGCACATGCTGAACAGCGGCGGTGCGGACCTGATGCTGATCATCGACACCAGCGCCAAAGGCGGCGGCATCGACTACGTGGGCACGGTCGATATTGTGGTGTTCGGCCGCAGCGGCTTCCGCTTCCAGCGCATGGAAGACCTGTTCGGCAAAACCGTCGGCACGCTGCGTCACTCCGGCTACAGCCCGGAACTGGAGGCCGAAGCGCGCATCCGCAAACACGCTTTCGACAGCTACGACCAGGGCGTGCGCATGCTGCAGGCCGGCCGGCTGGATGTGGTGCTCGGCGTGCGCGACAGCATCGAATATGCGCTGGGTAAAGCGGCCGGCGAGGTCAGTCCGCGCTATACGCTGGCGAGCGGCCGGGTGGCGCTGTACGCCGAGCCCAAGCTCGACGCCGCCACCATCGCCGCGCTGCAAACGGCCTGCCGCCAGCTGCGCCAGAAACGCGTGCTGGACGAGTTGCTACATCGCCCTCAGCGCCGGTAA
- a CDS encoding arsinothricin resistance N-acetyltransferase ArsN1 family B, which translates to MLRAATPEDAGAIAAIYNHYIATTTISFEERAVTEEEMAQRIRDVSAVLPWLVREDAAGQVTGYAYATRWRVRSAYRFSAETSVYVAPGQGGQGIGSALYTALLDQLRQRGVHMVIGGIAQPNPASVALHERLGFVKVAHFSEVGRKFDRWIDVGYWELKLG; encoded by the coding sequence ATGCTGCGCGCCGCCACACCGGAGGACGCCGGCGCCATCGCCGCCATCTACAACCACTACATCGCCACCACCACCATCAGCTTCGAGGAGCGCGCGGTCACGGAAGAGGAGATGGCGCAGCGCATCCGCGACGTCAGCGCCGTGCTGCCGTGGCTGGTGCGCGAGGACGCCGCCGGCCAAGTGACCGGCTACGCCTACGCCACCAGATGGCGGGTGCGCAGCGCCTACCGTTTCTCGGCCGAAACCAGCGTGTATGTGGCGCCGGGGCAGGGCGGGCAGGGCATCGGCAGCGCGCTGTACACCGCGCTGCTGGACCAACTGCGCCAGCGCGGCGTGCACATGGTGATCGGCGGCATCGCCCAGCCCAATCCGGCCAGCGTGGCGCTGCATGAGCGGCTGGGCTTCGTCAAGGTGGCGCATTTCAGCGAGGTCGGGCGCAAGTTCGACCGCTGGATCGACGTCGGCTACTGGGAATTGAAACTGGGCTGA
- a CDS encoding aminotransferase class V-fold PLP-dependent enzyme, translating into MDGFQAGRRRLLGAAAGMTALAVPGVSSALPAAPSSSADWEAVAQSYDVAGDIVNLENAYYGIMARPVVEDFKRNIDYLNRNNSYYLRRQFDHAGMEQLRALLATHTGVAAEELAITRGATESLQNLICNYRLLKRGDTIMYANLDYDAMQYAMNDLAQRNGAKVALVKIPEPINRQTAIDVYEQALRQHPRTRLLLLTHVNHRTGFVLPVVEIIKLAKARGVDVILDVAQSWGQLDYKLPDLGADFIGANLHKWVGAPLGTGFLYIRKERLADIGIERGDEDYPAGDIRSRVHSGTFNAAALMTVPAALKLHAEIGVANRGRRLRELRDYWVRKVRGMDGVQVLTPDEAGSYGAVTSFRLRGHTSFEQNAALVNRLVEEYRIFTVARKGPVGGACIRVTPGLFTRTGDLDQLVSAISHLSKMG; encoded by the coding sequence ATGGATGGATTTCAAGCGGGGCGGCGCAGGTTGTTGGGGGCGGCTGCGGGGATGACGGCGCTGGCGGTGCCGGGCGTTTCGTCGGCATTGCCGGCGGCGCCGTCGTCGTCGGCGGACTGGGAGGCGGTCGCGCAAAGTTACGACGTCGCCGGCGATATCGTCAATCTGGAAAACGCCTATTACGGCATCATGGCGCGGCCGGTGGTGGAGGACTTCAAGCGCAATATCGATTACCTGAACCGCAACAACTCCTACTATCTGCGCCGTCAGTTCGACCACGCCGGCATGGAGCAGCTGCGCGCGCTGCTGGCGACACACACCGGCGTGGCGGCGGAAGAACTGGCGATCACGCGCGGCGCCACCGAGTCGCTGCAAAACCTGATCTGCAATTATCGTTTGCTCAAGCGCGGCGACACCATCATGTACGCCAATCTCGATTACGACGCCATGCAGTACGCGATGAACGATCTGGCCCAGCGCAACGGCGCTAAAGTGGCGCTGGTGAAGATCCCTGAGCCTATCAACCGCCAGACCGCCATCGACGTCTATGAACAGGCCTTGCGCCAGCATCCGCGCACCCGCCTGCTGCTGCTCACGCACGTCAATCACCGCACCGGCTTTGTGCTGCCGGTTGTGGAAATCATCAAGCTGGCCAAGGCGCGCGGCGTCGATGTGATCCTCGACGTGGCGCAGTCGTGGGGACAGCTGGACTACAAGCTGCCCGACCTGGGGGCGGATTTTATCGGCGCCAATCTGCACAAATGGGTTGGTGCGCCGCTGGGCACGGGTTTTCTGTATATTCGCAAAGAGCGGCTGGCGGATATCGGCATTGAGCGAGGCGACGAGGATTATCCTGCCGGCGATATCCGTTCGCGCGTGCATTCGGGTACCTTCAACGCTGCGGCTTTGATGACCGTACCGGCGGCGCTCAAGCTGCACGCCGAAATCGGCGTCGCCAATCGCGGACGCCGCCTGCGCGAGCTGCGCGATTACTGGGTGCGGAAGGTGCGCGGCATGGACGGCGTGCAGGTCCTGACGCCCGATGAGGCGGGCAGCTATGGCGCGGTGACCTCGTTCCGCCTGCGCGGTCACACCTCGTTTGAACAGAACGCGGCGCTGGTCAACCGGCTGGTGGAGGAATACCGGATTTTCACCGTGGCGCGCAAGGGGCCGGTGGGCGGCGCCTGTATCCGGGTCACCCCCGGCTTGTTCACCCGCACCGGCGATCTGGATCAGCTGGTGTCCGCAATCAGTCACTTATCCAAAATGGGATAA
- a CDS encoding response regulator: MDQTTTQRILVVDDNSEAADISAELLELHGYRTAVAYTGLTGLEAVRTFEPHAVLLDLGMPGMDGYQVAAALRAVPDFDQVALIAFTAWGDVVTRQRVIDTGFDAHVIKPANLERILNAVREALAARAQMHTSAA, encoded by the coding sequence ATGGACCAGACCACTACCCAACGTATTCTCGTTGTCGACGACAACAGCGAAGCGGCCGACATCTCGGCCGAACTATTGGAACTGCACGGCTATCGCACCGCAGTCGCCTACACCGGCCTGACCGGGCTAGAAGCGGTGCGCACTTTCGAGCCGCACGCCGTGCTGCTGGACCTCGGCATGCCCGGCATGGACGGCTACCAGGTCGCGGCCGCGCTGCGCGCCGTGCCGGACTTCGACCAGGTGGCGCTGATCGCCTTCACCGCCTGGGGCGACGTCGTCACCCGCCAGCGCGTGATCGACACCGGCTTCGACGCCCACGTGATCAAACCGGCCAACCTGGAACGCATCCTGAACGCGGTGCGCGAAGCACTGGCCGCGCGCGCGCAGATGCACACCAGCGCCGCCTAG
- the msrA gene encoding peptide-methionine (S)-S-oxide reductase MsrA yields MSTEKAILAGGCFWGMQDLIRKMPGVVSTRVGYSGGDVANATYRNHGTHAEAIEISFDPAVLSYRKILEFFFQIHDPSTANRQGNDLGTSYRSAIYYADEKQREVAEDTIADVNASGLWPGKVVTELAPFGPFWEAEPEHQDYLERIPNGYTCHYIRPGWVLPKR; encoded by the coding sequence ATGAGCACGGAAAAAGCCATTCTGGCCGGCGGATGCTTCTGGGGCATGCAGGATCTGATTCGCAAAATGCCGGGCGTGGTGTCCACGCGGGTCGGCTACAGCGGCGGCGACGTCGCCAACGCCACCTACCGCAACCATGGCACGCACGCCGAGGCGATCGAGATCAGCTTCGATCCGGCCGTGCTCAGCTACCGCAAAATCCTGGAATTTTTCTTCCAGATTCACGACCCGAGCACCGCCAATCGGCAAGGCAATGACCTTGGTACGAGTTACCGTTCGGCTATTTATTATGCTGATGAGAAACAACGTGAGGTGGCCGAGGACACCATCGCCGATGTTAACGCCTCTGGTTTGTGGCCGGGCAAAGTGGTCACCGAACTGGCCCCGTTTGGCCCGTTCTGGGAAGCCGAACCGGAGCATCAGGACTATCTGGAACGCATTCCGAACGGCTACACCTGCCATTACATCCGTCCGGGCTGGGTCTTGCCCAAGCGGTAA